A genomic window from Carassius gibelio isolate Cgi1373 ecotype wild population from Czech Republic chromosome A11, carGib1.2-hapl.c, whole genome shotgun sequence includes:
- the LOC128022353 gene encoding phosphatidylinositol 4-phosphate 3-kinase C2 domain-containing subunit beta isoform X2: MRVSLGSRPNGFGYELFQVSEERDEEVAAFCHILDLLRLAYPCNDYSKNAGFVWSPCVAQDELQQGLGVSIKVTVYSDHFREPLTFSCDGSSTIDLIIYQTLCYAHDDLDMIDVDDYLLKICGQAEFLKNTQTLASFEYIQQCLKFDWDIQLILTKRSSVNMELGRTPEDDDTPSTMNQSILLQERPIKQTVTREALTLLLDTFHNEAESFLLSEVELLLHVERLVQSVKALCTSLAAVETPDITAALNQLPACPCRLQPKVQKDVSVLAKRENRVAIVEKLTAAILDLVELYCSTFNANFHTMPHSSRSTAPIQEAGMVTNVLSFSVYAAHRIPITWAASYENFFLSCSLTHGGVELCAPQHTSKQSVSKYLFHLVVWDQRVCFPIQINQLPRESQLTVTLYATTVPPPGGAEEKSKQKRSIEALGWVTMPLFNFRHVLTCGRKLLGLWPSTPGSGNARSSIPNFSQPDSVILQVDFPTSSFEVRFSTPPPAEFSPQYEFSRLDQLSQRQLHDVLHKKSLFWLAPEDRRLLWEKRYFCHVEASRLPLVLASAPSWEWACLPDIYALLRQWGCMDHLDALGLLNATFPDQECRRTAVQWMDSISDPELLDFLPQLVQALKYECYLDSHLVRFLLRRAIGDIRIAHYLFWLLKDALQDSQFSVRYQYLLAALLCCSGRGLREEFDRQCWLVNILAKIAQRVRDASPSSRQAILREGLEEVKQFFSMNSSCRLPLNPGLFVKGINIQSCSYFNSNAVPLKLSFQNQDSLGDNVNVIFKAGDDLRQDMLTLQIIRIMNKIWIQEGLDMRMVIFRCFSTGRGKGMVEMIPSAETLRKIQVEHGVTGSFKDRPLADWLQKHNPTEDEYEKAVENFIYSCAGCCVATYILGICDRHNDNIMLKTSGHMFHIDFGKFLGHAQMFGSIKRDRAPFVFTSDMAYVINGGDKPSSRFHDFVDLCCEAYNLIRKHAHLFLNLLGLMLSSGIPELSDVDDLKYVYDALRPHESEADATMHFTRLIESSLGSVATKLNFFIHNLAQMKFASSEERPVLSFAPRVYTLKSDGVIRSLFIYKHIKTYTPSKGYSYVVKVEREGQHGSTLVQRTFEEFYELHSKLQLIFPSPKLPSFPSRFVIGRSRGEALADRRKEELNGYVWHLIHATQEVAQCDLIYTFFHPLPRDERAGSVGTVVNALHNKPADVSWAPVPGTVAGEVKLSVLYKSDKLFIMVMHIRGLQPLQDGTDPDPYVKLYLLPDPQKTSKRKTKAARRTRNPTYNEMLVYDKIPRGDLQQRTIHLRVLSEGAFWENTLLGETIIQLKDLTPGHRWVGWHQLGTRGSDINR, translated from the exons CACTCAGACTCTGGCTAGCTTTGAGTACATCCAGCAGTGTCTGAAGTTTGACTGGGACATTCAACTCATTCTTACCAAACGGAGTTCTGTCAACATGGAGCTGGGCCGAACG CCAGAGGATGATGATACTCCATCCACCATGAACCAAAGTATTCTACTGCAAGAGAGGCCAATCAAACAGACCGTGACCAG GGAGGCACTGACTCTTCTCCTGGATACCTTTCACAATGAGGCCGAGTCGTTCCTTTTATCAGAG GTTGAGCTGCTGTTGCATGTGGAGCGGTTAGTGCAGTCTGTGAAGGCTTTGTGTACTTCTCTAGCAGCTGTTGAAACACCTGACATCACTGCTGCCCTAAACCAGCTGCCAGCCTGCCCCTGCAGACTACAGCCTAAAGTGCAAAAG GATGTCAGTGTCTTGGCGAAGAGAGAAAACAGAG tGGCAATTGTGGAGAAGTTGACTGCAGCCATCTTGGATCTTGTGGAGTTGTACTGCAGCACTTTCAATGCTAATTTCCACACCATGCCACACAGCAGCAGATCCACAGCCCCCATACAGGAAGCTGGCATGGTCACCAACGTGCTTTCCTTCAGCGTTTACGCGGCTCATCGCATCCCTATCACATGGGCTGCCAG CTATGAAAATTTCTTCCTGTCCTGTTCTCTTACCCATGGTGGAGTGGAGCTTTGTGCCCCCCAGCACACCAGTAAACAGTCGGTCAGCAAATATCTCTTCCACCTGGTGGTGTGGGACCAGAG AGTTTGCTTCCCCATCCAGATCAACCAATTGCCAAGGGAGTCACAGTTGACTGTGACGCTATATGCCACCACTGTACCTCCCCCTGGAGGTGCGGAGGAGAAGAGCAAGCAGAAACGCAGCATTGAGGCTTTGGGTTGGGTCACCATGCCCTTATTCAACTTCAGACA TGTTCTAACGTGCGGGAGGAAGCTGCTGGGTCTCTGGCCTTCAACCCCTGGCAGTGGAAACGCTCGTTCCAGCATACCCAACTTCAGCCAGCCAGACAGTGTCATCCTTCAG GTGGACTTTCCCACTTCTTCTTTCGAAGTGCGCTTCAGCACCCCCCCTCCTGCAGAATTCAGCCCCCAGTACGAGTTCTCCCGCCTGGACCAGCTCAGCCAGAGGCAGCTACATGATGTCTTGCACAAAAAGTCCCTTTTCTG GTTGGCTCCAGAGGACCGGCGTCTATTGTGGGAGAAGCGTTATTTCTGCCACGTGGAAGCCAGTCGTCTGCCGCTGGTCCTGGCCAGCGCTCCCAGCTGGGAGTGGGCATGTCTTCCTGACATCTATGCCCTGCTCCGTCAGTGGGGATGCATGGACCACCTGGACGCCCTAGGCCTGCTGAACGCCAC GTTTCCAGATCAGGAGTGCAGGCGGACAGCGGTCCAGTGGATGGACTCAATCTCTGATCCAGAGCTTCTGGACTTCCTTCCTCAGTTAGTGCAG GCGCTGAAGTACGAGTGTTATCTGGACAGTCACCTGGTGCGTTTTCTGCTGAGGAGGGCCATCGGGGACATCCGCATTGCTCACTACCTCTTCTG gTTGCTGAAAGATGCTCTTCAAGACTCTCAGTTTAGCGTGAGGTATCAGTATCTGCTGGCGGCTCTTCTCTGCTGCTCTGGTCGTGGTTTGAGAGAAGAGTTTGATCGGCAATGCTGGCTGGTCAATATTCTGGCTAAAATAGCCCAGCGAGTTCGAGATGCCTCGCCTTCATCCAGACAG GCTATTCTCCGGGAGGGGCTGGAGGAGGTCAAACAGTTCTTCTCTATGAACAGCAGTTGTCGACTTCCCTTGAACCCAGGCCTGTTTGTCAAAGGCATCAACATACAG TCTTGCTCCTACTTCAACTCTAATGCAGTGCCCCTGAAGCTGTCGTTCCAGAACCAGGATTCTCTGGGAGACAACGTCAATGTCATTTTTAAG GCTGGAGATGACCTGCGGCAGGACATGCTGACGCTGCAGATCATTCGGATCATGAATAAGATCTGGATCCAGGAGGGACTTGATATGAGGATGGTCATCTTCCGCTGCTTCTCTACAGGACGAGGCAAAG GCATGGTAGAGATGATTCCCAGTGCAGAAACCCTGAGGAAGATCCAGGTTGAGCATGGAGTCACTGGTTCTTTCAAAGACCGGCCTTTGGCAGATTGGCTGCAGAAACACAACCCTACTGAGGATGAGTATGAAAAG GCAGTGGAAAACTTCATCTATTCGTGTGCTGGTTGTTGTGTGGCCACATACATTCTAGGAATCTGCGACCGCCACAATGACAACATCATGCTTAAGACCAGCGGACACATGTTTCACATCGACTTCGGCAAGTTTCTGGGGCATGCACAGATGTTTGGTAGCATCAAACG ggaCCGGGCTCCTTTTGTGTTTACGTCTGACATGGCGTACGTCATCAATGGAGGTGATAAGCCATCCAGCCGTTTCCATGATTTTGTGGACTTGTGTTGTGAAGCCTACAATCTGATTAGGAAACATGCACATCTTTTTCTCAACCTGCTTGGGCTG ATGCTCTCCAGTGGGATACCAGAGCTGTCTGATGTGGATGATCTAAAATATGTTTATGATGCTCTGAGACCACATGAATCAGAAGCAGATGCCACCATGCACTTCACCAG GCTAATCGAGTCCAGTCTTGGCAGTGTGGCTACTAAGCTCAATTTCTTCATCCATAACCTGGCCCAAATGAAATTTGCGTCCTCTGAGGAGCGTCCCGTTCTGTCATTTGCTCCCCGTGTCTACACTTTAAAGAGTGATGGTGTCATTCGCAGCCTGTTCATCTACAAACATATCAAAACCTATACTCCAAGCAAAGGCTAT TCTTATGTTGTGAAAGTGGAGCGGGAAGGTCAACATGGGTCAACTTTAGTCCAGAGGACATTTGAAGAGTTCTATGAACTTCACAGTAAACTGCAGCTCATCTTCCCTTCACCGAAACTACCCAG CTTCCCCAGCCGCTTTGTGATTGGTCGCTCTCGAGGAGAGGCCCTTGCAGACAGGAGGAAAGAGGAGCTAAATGGATATGTTTGGCATCTGATCCATGCTACTCAAGAGGTGGCACAG TGTGATCTGATCTACACATTCTTTCACCCTCTACCAAGAGACGAGCGGGCAGGAAGTGTAGGAACTGTTGTTAATGCACTCCATAACAAACCAGCAG ATGTGTCCTGGGCTCCTGTGCCCGGTACAGTGGCAGGTGAAGTGAAGCTCTCGGTTCTGTACAAGAGTGACAAGCTTTTCATTATGGTGATGCACATCAGAGGCTTG CAACCCTTGCAGGACGGAACAGATCCTGATCCATACGTCAAATTGTACCTCCTCCCAGACCCTCAGAAGACTAGCAAGAGGAAGACCAAAGCAGCCCGGCGAACACGCAACCCCACTTACAATGAGATG CTGGTGTATGACAAGATTCCACGTGGTGATTTGCAGCAAAGAACCATTCACCTGCGGGTACTGAGTGAGGGTGCATTCTGGGAGAATACCCTGCTGGGTGAAACCATTATTCAACTGAAAGACCTCACCCCGGGTCATCGCTGGGTTGGCTGGCACCAGCTTGGCACTAGAGGCTCTGACATAAACCGCTAA
- the LOC128022355 gene encoding protein phosphatase 1 regulatory subunit 15B: MSTHGHFSQGDTRSRADSSWINVFSVVSRPAWALMQRYFPAKMQTAFEMKSNLDIGNSLAPLNVAYLQCQHEPAPGASSRGPGAPSWFTRDSLSELGIQSASQKDFSLQKQASAGYLGTARNFISQVLQNALEKRRAGGERAKPESGCDLGPDTLSVRTTNSWWWGGFWEADDRPPNWLLNEAQSRKETDTSWQHCGEHHSVGYCQSRSRATFAVTTELCVCSDDVPSMHNESAGPLCSKELTHNACLSKSLPNSYKLPLDVEQQLLVCSRAYNEVAILTPDQDNGYSSLEEEHSNSKLHMKLLSEEQEVSETASPGASEDGSSHTNTTVSEFNSEPVNFEEEIKEREEEDSEKIAETVPAAESVHFLATSQCQNKVIAYIMGSPCSGESESEDDSDWDSNDDDGFDSEGSSNFSEDLDDSDDESEEDSDEEEGDSETERLWNSLCQNGDPYNPRNFTAPIRTAAKPSSVFTVSSVSESPPVHMPSKLSPPPSSPSLSENESSEDACEMDEEENLRLWNSFSCSADPYSPFNFQAPIQTWKTSKGCRKEKVPGTPCYKREEAEERLDSGFSEISPVPCSSSAIAIQLKKVTFVEDVEEFYASSDEDRRGPWEEIARDRCRFQRRVQEVEETISYCLSPTFRLDIFQRLHNTS; this comes from the exons ATGAGCACACATGGACACTTTTCTCAAGGGGACACGCGATCCCGCGCTGACAGCTCGTGGATAAACGTGTTCTCGGTAGTTTCCAGGCCTGCGTGGGCTCTCATGCAGCGGTATTTCCCCGCAAAAATGCAAACAGCTTttgaaatgaagtcaaatctagatATTGGAAACTCTCTGGCCCCTCTAAATGTTGCATATCTCCAGTGCCAGCATGAACCCGCACCGGGCGCGTCCTCCAGAGGCCCGGGGGCTCCTTCCTGGTTCACGCGCGATTCGTTGAGTGAGCTGGGAATTCAGAGCGCTTCCCAGAAAGATTTCAGTCTTCAAAAGCAAGCGTCGGCCGGATACCTCGGAACAGCGAGAAACTTTATCAGCCAGGTGTTGCAGAACGCGCTGGAAAAAAGGCGCGCGGGCGGTGAGCGCGCCAAACCGGAAAGCGGATGCGATTTGGGCCCGGATACGCTGTCCGTGCGAACCACTAACAGCTGGTGGTGGGGTGGGTTTTGGGAGGCCGATGACAGACCTCCAAACTGGCTGCTAAACGAAGCACAAAGCAGAAAAGAGACTGATACGAGCTGGCAGCATTGTGGAGAACATCACAGTGTCGGCTATTGTCAAAGCCGCTCGCGCGCGACCTTTGCCGTGACGACTGAATTGTGTGTCTGCAGCGATGATGTGCCATCAATGCACAACGAAAGCGCTGGACCCTTGTGCTCCAAAGAGCTGACCCACAATGCATGCCTATCAAAATCCCTCCCAAACTCATACAAGCTTCCACTAGATGTAGAGCAGCAACTGCTAGTTTGTAGTAGAGCCTACAATGAGGTGGCAATTCTGACTCCAGATCAAGATAATGGCTACTCCAGCTTGGAGGAAGAACACTCAAATAGTAAGCTTCACATGAAGCTGCTCTCCGAGGAACAGGAGGTGTCAGAAACGGCCAGCCCTGGTGCCTCCGAGGACGGCTCATCTCATACTAACACTACAGTGAGCGAGTTTAATAGTGAACCTGTCAATTTTGAGGAAGAAATTaaggaaagagaggaagaggactCTGAAAAGATAGCTGAAACAGTTCCGGCTGCTGAAAGTGTGCACTTTTTGGCCACTTCTCAATGTCAAAACAAGGTCATCGCTTACATCATGGGTAGCCCTTGCAGCGGCGAATCCGAGTCGGAGGATGATAGTGATTGGGACAGTAATGATGATGATGGCTTTGACAGTGAAGGCTCGTCCAACTTCTCAGAAGACCTAGATGACAGCGATGATGAATCCGAGGAAGATTCGGATGAAGAGGAGGGGGACTCTGAGACCGAGAGGCTGTGGAATTCTCTGTGCCAAAACGGGGATCCTTATAACCCGAGGAACTTCACAGCTCCCATAAGGACTGCAGCCAAGCCAAGCTCTGTGTTTACAGTCTCTTCGGTCTCAGAGTCTCCGCCAGTGCATATGCCCTCCAAGCTTTCGCCGCCTCCATCGTCGCCCTCACTGTCCGAGAATGAGTCCAGCGAAGACGCCTGCGAGATGGATGAGGAAGAGAATCTGAGGTTGTGGAATTCTTTTAGCTGCTCAGCAGATCCCTACAGCCCTTTCAACTTCCAGGCTCCCATACAGACTTGGAAAACCTCCAAAGGATGCCGGAAGGAGAAAGTGCCTGGAACCCCATGCTACAAGAGAGAGGAGGCTGAGGAGAGGCTGGACAGTGGATTCTCAGAGATTTCTCCTGTGCCATGCTCAAGCAGTGCCATAGCCATTCAGCTGAAAAAG GTGACGTTTGTAGAGGATGTCGAGGAGTTCTATGCCAGCAGTGATGAGGACCGTCGTGGACCCTGGGAGGAGATCGCCAGGGACCGCTGTCGATTTCAGCGCCGCGTTCAGGAAGTTGAAGAGACTATCAGCTACTGCCTTTCTCCAACTTTCCGTCTGGACATTTTTCAAAGACTACACAATACTAGCTAA